The following proteins are co-located in the Macaca thibetana thibetana isolate TM-01 chromosome 6, ASM2454274v1, whole genome shotgun sequence genome:
- the CNOT8 gene encoding CCR4-NOT transcription complex subunit 8 isoform X3 — MYSQDSIDLLANSGLQFQKHEEEGIDTLHFAELLMTSGVVLCDNVKWLSFHSGYDFGYMVKLLTDSRLPEEEHEFFHILNLFFPSIYDVKYLMKSCKNLKGGLQEVADQLDLQRIGRQHQAGSDSLLTGMAFFRMKELFFEDSIDDAKYCGRLYGLGTGVAQKQNEDVDSAQEKMSILAIINNMQQ; from the exons ATGTACTCCCAGGATTCCATAGATCTCCTTGCTAACTCAGGACTACAGTTTCAGAAGCATGAAGAGGAAGGGATTGACACACTGCACTTTGCAGAACTGCTTATGACATCAGGAGTGGTTCTCTGTGACAATGTCAAATGGCTTTCATTTCATAG TGGCTATGATTTTGGCTATATGGTAAAGTTGCTTACAGATTCTCGTTTGCCAGAAGAGGAACATGAATTCTTTCATATTCTGAACCTTTTCTTCCCATCCATTTATGATGTGAAATACCTGATGAAGAGTTGCAAAAATCTTAAG GGAGGTCTTCAGGAAGTTGCTGATCAGTTGGATTTGCAGAGGATTGGAAGGCAGCACCAAGCAGGCTCAGACTCACTGCTGACAGGAATGGCTTTCTTTAGGATGAAAGAG TTGTTTTTTGAGGACAGCATTGATGATGCCAAGTACTGTGGACGGCTCTATGGCTTAGGCACAGGAGTGGCCCAGAAGCAGAATGAGGATGTGGACTCTGCCCAGGAGAAGATGAGCATCCTGGCGATTATCAACAACATGCAGCAGTGA
- the CNOT8 gene encoding CCR4-NOT transcription complex subunit 8 isoform X4, translating to MVKLLTDSRLPEEEHEFFHILNLFFPSIYDVKYLMKSCKNLKGGLQEVADQLDLQRIGRQHQAGSDSLLTGMAFFRMKELFFEDSIDDAKYCGRLYGLGTGVAQKQNEDVDSAQEKMSILAIINNMQQ from the exons ATGGTAAAGTTGCTTACAGATTCTCGTTTGCCAGAAGAGGAACATGAATTCTTTCATATTCTGAACCTTTTCTTCCCATCCATTTATGATGTGAAATACCTGATGAAGAGTTGCAAAAATCTTAAG GGAGGTCTTCAGGAAGTTGCTGATCAGTTGGATTTGCAGAGGATTGGAAGGCAGCACCAAGCAGGCTCAGACTCACTGCTGACAGGAATGGCTTTCTTTAGGATGAAAGAG TTGTTTTTTGAGGACAGCATTGATGATGCCAAGTACTGTGGACGGCTCTATGGCTTAGGCACAGGAGTGGCCCAGAAGCAGAATGAGGATGTGGACTCTGCCCAGGAGAAGATGAGCATCCTGGCGATTATCAACAACATGCAGCAGTGA